In a genomic window of Ranitomeya imitator isolate aRanImi1 chromosome 5, aRanImi1.pri, whole genome shotgun sequence:
- the LOC138681284 gene encoding uncharacterized protein, which produces MVTRRTVGSTLEPAAQLNTSGAIPQEAATEGHFDSEEPSAPSHSAPSHSAPSHSAPFHSAPSHSTDPSFPSTSTGASWPVPLHVAAGENIAFPVPHPSAAATSSTPVASGRFRQRGQIHSYAPEFLHLNASFQNCLKVLSEQMAAGFNFINKSMLEMHTLLVTMRSEAKQSPNNTFFQSVLEQMETLSTSQQMQVMESCQSTLALIASRADSSSNHPPTCPPSSTVHHYSQYHPPDPYRQTDIAPSRPTRHHPHRAPSHQPHHQPRAPSHHPHYQHPSRATSHPYDDPDPYNFPSTSSSPPLPAHFQQTVSPSSQTSSTHITHSATQSSQNISYTPPPYQISNPNPTFLSTRSIAFSTPSPLTGEHSPPPSHSSLHTPTVEVSLSDSASDSISTPTYENI; this is translated from the exons atggtcacccgaag aaccgttgggagcactctggagcctgcagcacaattgaacacttctggggcgatccctcaagaggccgccaccgagggacactttgacagtgaggaaccctctgcaccttcccactctgcaccttcccactctgcaccttcccactctgcacctttccactctgcaccttcccactctaccgatccctctttcccatccacgagcactggagcatcctggccggttccattgcatgtagctgctggtgagaacatagcgtttcctgtaccccacccttctgctgcagccacctctagtacacctgtagcatcggggcggtttcgccagaggggtcagatacatagttatgctcccgagttcttgcacctgaacgcatcgttccagaactgtctgaaagttttgtccgagcaaatggctgcaggattcaatttcataaataaaagtatgctcgagatgcatacacttctggtaacgatgcgttcagaggcaaaacagtccccgaacaacactttttttcagtcggtgcttgagcaaatggagacgctatctacttctcagcagatgcaagtaatggaatcctgccagtctactctagcgctaattgcctctagagcagatagttcttccaaccatcctccaacttgccccccttcctccactgtccaccactacagccagtaccatcctcctgacccgtatcgccaaacagacattgccccatcacgcccaactcgccatcatccacatcgtgccccgtcccaccagccacaccaccagccccgtgccccttcccaccatccacactatcagcatccctcccgtgccacttcacacccatatgatgatccagacccatacaacttcccatctacttcatcctcacctcctctccctgcccacttccaacagactgtatcaccctcttcccaaacatcttctacacacatcactcattctgccacccagTCCTCCCAAAACATTTCGTACACCCCTCCAccctaccaaatttctaaccccaatcccactttcttgtccacccgctcaatagctttctccactccttcacccttAACCGgtgaacattctccaccaccatcacattcctctctccacactcccactgtcgaagtgtccctatcagacagtgcctccgatagtatctccaccccgacgtatgaaaacatttag